A single genomic interval of Falco naumanni isolate bFalNau1 chromosome 11, bFalNau1.pat, whole genome shotgun sequence harbors:
- the ITPA gene encoding inosine triphosphate pyrophosphatase — translation MAAPARRSVVFVTGNAKKLEEVTQILGDSSPYTLVAKKLDLPEYQGEPDEISVQKCREAARQVQGPVIVEDTCLCFNALGGLPGPYIKWFLEKLKPEGLYKLLAGFEDKSAYALCTFAFSTGNPEEPVKLFKGQTHGLIVEPRGPRDFGWDPCFQPDGYNQTYAELPKAVKNSISHRYRALSELSAFFLQSNSTDPHPGPS, via the exons ATGGCGGCGCCGGCCCGGCGGAGCGTGGTGTTTGTCACCGGCAACGCCAAGAagctggaggag GTCACGCAGATCCTCGGGGACTCCTCTCCCTACACGCTTGTGGCGAAGAAGCTGGACC TGCCGGAGTACCAGGGGGAGCCGGATGAGATCTCCGTGCAGAAGTGTCGCGAAGCTGCCCGGCAG GTTCAGGGACCTGTTATAGTAGAGGATACCTGCTTGTGCTTCAATGCCCTCGGGGGGCTTCCAGGACCCTACAT AAAATGGTTCCTGGAAAAACTCAAACCAGAAG GCCTGTACAAGCTGCTGGCTGGGTTTGAGGACAAATCTGCCTACGCTCTCTGTACCTTTGCATTCAGTACTGGAAACCCAGAGGAGCCAGTGAAGCTGTTCAAAGGCCAGACTCAT GGGCTGATAGTGGAACCCAGAGGCCCTCGAGATTTTGGCTGGGATCCCTGCTTTCAGCCAGATGGCTACAACCAGAC CTACGCCGAACTGCCCAAGGCAGTGAAGAACTCCATCTCGCACCGTTACAGAGCGCTGAGTGAGCTCTCTGCCTTCTTTCTCCAGAGCAACTCGACAGACCCCCACCCTGGTCCCAGCTAG